The Spirochaetae bacterium HGW-Spirochaetae-1 genome has a segment encoding these proteins:
- a CDS encoding flavin oxidoreductase — MTFDALFQPIQIGDCEIKNRIAMSPMNMGYTGPMGYPSEQSIAWYATRARGGFGLLITECVVMNSKRWRGCDSLNPLLLTDQRYMRFHSEIVEYVHSFNKCKIFIQLSPGWGRQGHPAHETPDVPAAGPSAIPMRMEARNFNKGWEKQIRRLASRSGLDIEQILTNMGYKDGFDSIRKMNDEQYEVFHSLLSGLINQLMPAMAHVIDGDVPRKLSIPEIVDLEDGMAEQALAAKEIFYDGIEIHSPHGYLIHSFLSPRSNHRNDLYGGSLENRARFLLNIVRKIRSKVGPNMPVGCRLSGDELMKGGLSHDEATQIAAMCRDAGANFINVSQGSYENPGAGFAPDDENDFTRWAPGFKKTTALPVIVPNFISPETAINAIKDGNADIISLGRQSIADPFWPAKVKSGRIEDIVKCSRCQNCYMNLFESRWMHCLVNPTAGREKNYPELWIKGGPLEKHAEKFIKRSSGLEQI; from the coding sequence ATGACTTTTGATGCGTTATTTCAACCAATTCAAATCGGTGATTGTGAAATAAAAAATAGAATCGCGATGTCACCCATGAACATGGGGTATACAGGTCCTATGGGATACCCGAGCGAACAGAGTATAGCCTGGTATGCCACCAGAGCTAGGGGTGGTTTCGGATTATTGATTACCGAATGTGTCGTCATGAATTCAAAAAGATGGAGGGGGTGTGATAGTCTAAATCCGCTTCTGCTAACCGACCAGCGGTATATGCGTTTTCATAGTGAAATAGTTGAATATGTGCATTCGTTCAATAAATGCAAAATTTTTATACAATTAAGCCCCGGATGGGGCAGGCAGGGGCATCCGGCCCACGAGACGCCGGATGTACCGGCAGCCGGACCGTCCGCTATACCAATGAGAATGGAAGCCCGCAATTTCAACAAGGGATGGGAAAAACAGATTCGGCGTCTTGCTTCCCGTTCAGGACTTGATATCGAGCAGATATTGACAAATATGGGATACAAAGACGGATTTGACAGCATACGAAAAATGAATGATGAGCAGTATGAAGTCTTTCATTCACTGTTGTCGGGACTGATAAACCAGCTTATGCCTGCGATGGCGCACGTTATCGACGGTGATGTCCCGCGAAAACTCAGCATTCCGGAAATCGTAGACCTTGAAGATGGAATGGCGGAACAGGCCCTGGCGGCAAAGGAGATTTTTTATGATGGCATTGAAATCCACAGCCCGCACGGGTATTTGATACATTCCTTCCTTTCACCCAGATCGAACCACCGGAATGATTTATACGGCGGTTCACTGGAAAACCGAGCACGTTTTCTTTTAAATATCGTCCGTAAAATCAGGAGCAAGGTGGGGCCGAACATGCCGGTCGGATGTCGTCTGTCCGGTGATGAACTAATGAAGGGAGGGCTCTCACATGATGAGGCAACTCAAATCGCCGCAATGTGCAGAGACGCAGGGGCAAATTTTATAAATGTCTCCCAGGGTTCTTATGAAAATCCGGGCGCCGGTTTTGCGCCCGACGATGAAAATGATTTTACCAGATGGGCGCCAGGATTTAAAAAAACTACCGCGCTGCCGGTTATAGTGCCGAATTTCATTTCGCCTGAAACGGCGATAAATGCCATTAAAGACGGCAATGCCGATATTATATCCCTTGGCCGTCAATCCATAGCCGATCCTTTCTGGCCCGCAAAGGTCAAGTCCGGAAGAATTGAAGACATCGTAAAATGCTCCCGCTGTCAGAATTGCTATATGAATCTTTTTGAATCGAGATGGATGCACTGTCTGGTTAATCCTACCGCGGGCAGGGAAAAGAACTATCCGGAGCTTTGGATCAAGGGCGGTCCGCTGGAGAAGCATGCGGAAAAATTCATCAAGAGATCTTCTGGTCTCGAGCAAATATAA
- a CDS encoding amidohydrolase, with amino-acid sequence MSDNYFKIDPECHLIGDMEPVNHFPGVQMWWRAIDNIRRPLMTGAPPKLLIKAAEGVEEWEAQKDASPENIIRAMDKYGVDIACLLPESMMDTTGYTSRWCTNGEMAKIVETNPDRFMYQPNISPIKQRGVKNAIWELEYWVKEKGAKIFKYYSPEDTYMNDPELWPFYEKAQELGIVLDFHTGMVWVPPGKSKYCHPVQLDDVARDFPDLKINAFHMGYPYADVLNMVALGHPNVYICMSLLVPWAITAPRKFARLLGEAMRFVGPDRITWGTDYAGFAAQILGAVKGFRDFQIPEDMQDQYGYLPITDEDRAKMFGGNLGRLMGIDTTKRRIKAG; translated from the coding sequence ATGAGCGATAACTATTTCAAGATAGATCCCGAGTGCCATCTTATCGGTGATATGGAACCGGTGAATCATTTTCCCGGCGTGCAGATGTGGTGGCGGGCCATCGATAACATACGGCGGCCCCTGATGACCGGAGCACCGCCGAAACTTCTCATCAAAGCAGCAGAAGGAGTTGAAGAATGGGAAGCCCAAAAGGATGCTTCTCCGGAAAACATCATTAGGGCCATGGACAAATATGGAGTAGACATCGCATGTCTGCTTCCCGAATCCATGATGGATACGACCGGGTATACCAGCCGGTGGTGCACAAACGGCGAAATGGCGAAGATCGTCGAAACGAATCCTGACCGGTTCATGTACCAGCCAAATATCTCGCCAATCAAGCAGCGTGGCGTGAAAAATGCCATCTGGGAACTGGAGTACTGGGTGAAGGAAAAGGGTGCGAAGATATTTAAATACTACTCACCGGAAGATACCTATATGAATGATCCTGAGTTGTGGCCTTTCTACGAGAAGGCTCAGGAGTTGGGCATTGTCCTGGACTTTCATACCGGTATGGTATGGGTGCCGCCCGGAAAGAGTAAGTACTGCCATCCCGTGCAGCTCGATGATGTTGCCCGTGATTTCCCTGACCTGAAAATCAACGCTTTTCACATGGGATATCCCTATGCCGATGTGCTCAACATGGTGGCCCTGGGACATCCCAATGTATATATCTGCATGAGCCTCCTGGTTCCATGGGCCATTACGGCGCCGAGGAAATTCGCGCGGCTGCTGGGAGAGGCGATGCGTTTTGTAGGTCCGGATAGAATTACCTGGGGGACGGATTATGCCGGATTCGCTGCCCAGATCCTTGGAGCGGTCAAGGGCTTTCGGGATTTCCAGATTCCTGAGGATATGCAGGATCAATATGGATACCTTCCGATCACCGATGAAGATCGCGCAAAAATGTTCGGCGGAAATCTGGGACGGCTCATGGGGATCGATACGACGAAGCGAAGAATTAAAGCCGGTTGA
- a CDS encoding CoA transferase subunit A: MNTLFTDPDPDLARGFFRTKSRAMVNKVISARKAVKTMLNDGDYLAMGGFGANRIPTAILHEICRQGKKNLAFAGHTSTHDMQILVAGDCIDRLDIAYIIGLEARGLSPNARKAVESGRIRLTEWTNAAMSWRLKAAAMGISFIPARNMLGTDTFTYSAAKEIECPFTGKKFTACPALYPDLAAIHVHECDIYGNARIYGASVSDQDLAKAAKRVVLTTERIVPNEEIRRAPHLTFIPFWCVDAVVEVPYGSYPGNMPYEYFSDEEYLKRWLSLEKDPELFRMFFKKEVLETRDFNEYLRLNGGIEKMIKLRAIENLI; encoded by the coding sequence ATGAATACATTGTTCACGGATCCCGACCCGGATCTGGCAAGGGGATTCTTCAGGACCAAGTCAAGGGCTATGGTGAATAAAGTTATCAGCGCCCGGAAGGCGGTAAAAACAATGCTTAATGACGGTGACTATCTTGCCATGGGAGGTTTCGGTGCAAACCGGATTCCTACGGCCATACTACATGAGATTTGCCGCCAGGGAAAAAAGAACCTAGCCTTCGCCGGTCACACATCAACCCATGACATGCAGATACTGGTTGCCGGAGACTGCATCGACAGGCTGGATATAGCCTATATTATCGGGCTGGAAGCCCGGGGGCTTTCGCCCAACGCAAGAAAGGCTGTTGAGAGCGGCAGGATACGACTCACTGAATGGACCAATGCCGCCATGTCATGGCGTCTCAAGGCGGCGGCCATGGGAATCTCCTTTATTCCCGCGCGGAACATGCTGGGCACTGACACATTTACTTACAGCGCAGCAAAGGAAATTGAGTGTCCGTTTACCGGGAAAAAATTCACTGCCTGCCCAGCGCTCTATCCCGATCTTGCGGCCATTCATGTGCATGAGTGCGATATCTACGGCAACGCCCGTATCTATGGAGCATCGGTTTCAGACCAGGATCTGGCAAAAGCGGCAAAACGGGTTGTCCTGACTACTGAAAGGATTGTTCCCAATGAAGAAATCCGGCGCGCTCCGCACCTGACGTTTATTCCTTTCTGGTGCGTTGATGCCGTTGTTGAAGTTCCCTACGGTAGTTATCCTGGGAACATGCCCTATGAGTACTTTTCCGACGAGGAATACCTGAAACGCTGGCTTTCCCTGGAAAAGGACCCGGAACTCTTCAGAATGTTTTTTAAAAAAGAAGTGCTGGAAACCCGTGATTTCAATGAGTACCTCCGCCTCAATGGAGGAATTGAGAAAATGATAAAGCTTCGGGCGATCGAAAACCTGATTTAA
- a CDS encoding 3-oxoacid CoA-transferase has product MTDYNSMELMICIAAWNLQDGATVVVGTGAPCAAAMLAQKTYSPNLTIMFEAGGVAPILPAMPISVGDSRTFHKAILASSMPDVMETCQRGMVDYTFLGGAQIDMYGNINSTMIGDDHAKPKVRFPGSGGANDLASLCWRTMMMTPQDSKRFTEKLDFITSPGYLTGGTSRYDAGLPAGTGPYRIITNMAIMGFDDGTKRMKVLSINPGYSRQDVQDNCGFELIWADNLADTDHPKEEELQILREQVDPGRYIIGR; this is encoded by the coding sequence ATGACAGATTATAATTCCATGGAGCTCATGATATGCATTGCTGCTTGGAACCTCCAGGACGGGGCGACCGTAGTCGTGGGCACCGGTGCTCCCTGCGCAGCTGCCATGTTGGCCCAGAAGACCTATTCACCTAATCTCACTATCATGTTCGAAGCGGGCGGTGTCGCTCCGATCCTGCCTGCCATGCCGATATCAGTAGGCGACTCCCGGACATTTCACAAGGCGATCCTGGCCAGCTCCATGCCCGATGTAATGGAGACCTGCCAGCGGGGCATGGTGGACTATACCTTCCTGGGCGGTGCCCAGATAGACATGTATGGGAATATCAACTCAACAATGATCGGTGACGATCACGCGAAACCAAAAGTTCGCTTTCCGGGATCGGGCGGGGCGAACGACCTGGCTTCCCTCTGCTGGCGCACCATGATGATGACGCCCCAGGACTCGAAACGTTTTACCGAAAAGCTCGATTTTATCACCTCGCCGGGATATCTCACCGGCGGGACTTCACGGTATGACGCTGGTTTGCCTGCAGGCACCGGCCCGTACCGGATAATTACAAACATGGCTATCATGGGATTCGATGATGGAACGAAAAGGATGAAAGTCCTGTCGATCAATCCCGGGTATTCGCGTCAGGATGTGCAGGATAACTGCGGGTTTGAACTGATCTGGGCGGATAATCTTGCAGATACGGATCATCCGAAAGAAGAGGAGCTGCAGATACTGAGGGAACAGGTCGATCCGGGAAGATATATCATCGGGAGATGA
- a CDS encoding amidohydrolase, giving the protein MNTDAYRIDVHNHIIPVEYLRELETIGIKGSLGKMFPEWSVEQALAVMDANGIQTVITSMSSPGIFFGDASFAKRLARLSNEVSAKIISDYPLRFGAFAILPLPDVASSMEELSYALDVLHLDGLVVLSNTKGIYIGDDLYDELYADLDKRNAVVYVHSTEPEAGNPLGKEIPTFLMEVTFETARVIFNLLYKGVLERYPNIRWIFAHAGGALPCLTWRISLGQFVIPDAGKAVPKGVPYYLKKLYYDTGLSANPYVFRTLRELVEPEQILLGTDYPFAPDILSAETIKGLHAYDGFSEDDLKKIEFKNALDLFPRLRK; this is encoded by the coding sequence TTGAACACTGATGCATATCGGATTGACGTACACAATCACATTATTCCTGTTGAATATCTCAGGGAGCTGGAAACAATCGGGATAAAAGGTTCGCTGGGAAAGATGTTCCCGGAATGGTCTGTGGAGCAAGCACTTGCCGTTATGGACGCTAACGGAATACAGACCGTAATTACCTCCATGTCCAGCCCCGGTATCTTTTTCGGAGATGCATCATTTGCAAAAAGACTGGCGCGTTTATCCAATGAAGTATCAGCAAAAATAATTTCCGACTATCCTCTGCGCTTCGGTGCGTTTGCGATCCTCCCATTACCGGATGTTGCATCGTCCATGGAAGAGCTGTCATATGCGCTGGATGTGTTACATCTTGATGGTCTTGTCGTTCTATCAAACACAAAGGGTATTTATATCGGCGATGATCTCTATGATGAGCTTTATGCTGATCTTGATAAAAGAAATGCAGTTGTTTACGTTCATTCGACTGAACCAGAGGCCGGGAATCCACTCGGAAAAGAAATACCAACATTTCTTATGGAAGTGACCTTTGAAACCGCTCGTGTTATTTTTAATCTTCTTTATAAGGGTGTGCTTGAGAGATATCCAAATATTCGTTGGATATTTGCACATGCAGGCGGAGCTTTACCATGTTTAACATGGCGGATTTCACTTGGGCAGTTTGTAATTCCTGATGCCGGGAAGGCCGTGCCCAAGGGTGTTCCTTATTATTTAAAAAAGCTGTATTATGATACCGGACTGTCGGCAAATCCATATGTATTCAGGACATTGCGGGAGCTGGTTGAACCGGAACAGATTCTTTTAGGTACTGATTATCCTTTCGCGCCTGATATATTGTCAGCAGAGACGATAAAAGGGCTCCATGCGTATGACGGTTTTTCCGAGGATGACTTAAAGAAAATTGAATTTAAGAACGCTCTTGATCTTTTTCCGAGATTAAGAAAATGA
- a CDS encoding methylcobamide--CoM methyltransferase, giving the protein MKLNMQHWVEEIINSSERKVLPIMTYPGLKLANKQIMDVVRDGASQAQCIEALSHKYPSIAAVTIMDLSVEAEAFGSPIQFTENEVPSVIAAIVNDSDEADILKIPEIGAGRTGMYITAAELAAKNITDKPVFGGIIGPMSLAGRLMDMTEIMVQMITEPETVHRVLDKCTRFLVEYGKAYKNKEVNGLIIAEPAAGLLSPEMCTEFSSEYVKNIVDALQDENFMIILHNCGNTEKLVPSLLSTGAMGYHFGNVVDMADIMPQIPDTSIAFGNIEPAGGFRNGTTELMRTRVNDLLEKTAGYRNFVLSSGCDVPPQTPIENVEAFYDALVQYNSRR; this is encoded by the coding sequence ATGAAATTAAACATGCAACATTGGGTTGAAGAAATTATTAATTCATCGGAACGTAAAGTCCTCCCGATTATGACTTACCCGGGCCTTAAACTTGCGAATAAACAAATAATGGATGTTGTGCGGGATGGTGCATCGCAGGCACAATGTATCGAAGCATTGTCCCATAAGTACCCTTCAATAGCAGCGGTAACCATAATGGATCTTTCCGTTGAAGCGGAAGCATTCGGCAGTCCGATTCAATTTACCGAAAATGAAGTTCCATCAGTCATTGCTGCAATAGTCAACGATTCAGATGAAGCTGATATACTCAAAATTCCTGAAATTGGTGCAGGCAGAACCGGCATGTATATAACTGCTGCCGAACTGGCTGCTAAGAATATAACAGACAAACCCGTCTTTGGCGGAATTATCGGACCTATGTCACTGGCCGGAAGGCTCATGGATATGACGGAAATCATGGTGCAGATGATAACCGAACCTGAAACGGTTCATAGGGTACTGGACAAATGCACCCGTTTTCTCGTCGAATATGGTAAAGCTTATAAGAATAAAGAAGTAAACGGTCTGATCATCGCTGAGCCTGCCGCCGGTTTACTGTCCCCGGAGATGTGCACTGAGTTTTCATCTGAATATGTGAAAAATATTGTGGATGCACTTCAGGATGAAAATTTTATGATAATTCTTCACAATTGCGGCAATACGGAGAAACTTGTTCCCTCACTTTTATCGACAGGCGCGATGGGATACCATTTTGGTAATGTTGTCGATATGGCCGATATCATGCCCCAGATTCCTGATACAAGTATCGCATTCGGAAATATCGAACCGGCGGGGGGTTTCCGTAACGGGACAACGGAATTAATGAGGACCAGGGTTAACGATCTGCTTGAAAAAACAGCCGGTTACAGGAATTTCGTCTTATCATCAGGATGCGATGTACCTCCCCAAACTCCGATCGAAAACGTGGAAGCTTTCTATGATGCCCTTGTTCAATACAACAGCAGAAGATGA
- a CDS encoding uroporphyrinogen-III decarboxylase produces the protein MFKRRKYHMTPYEEKLNRINKAVALEPVDKVPFIPCGTSIYAKIEGVKLGDYIKDMDLNYKVNLGALEKIGGVDGIQNMVFDPKLLATSWLSEVKVPGVHLSDNELWQIHEQELIKQEDYDDILKKGFFRWYLGFMRKKLDNPMQYAPRYFWKIRKARKPFMKAGYVCIGGPGFGSPFEMFCGGRSMESFLIDDLMEIPDKVDEVFKKVHTVNKTLYKLQLKMLKPYGAWIGGWRGTPGIVNKEMFERFSWQYMKDLALMLLSKNVVPIFHLDSDWERGLEYFRELPKGRCIMALDGNTNIHKAKEVVGDMMCIMGDVPAEMLAFGTPDKVYDYSMNLIRTMGPTGFILSSGCDIPFNAKLENVQMMGKACLDAAKNK, from the coding sequence ATGTTTAAAAGGAGGAAATACCACATGACACCATATGAAGAAAAATTGAACAGGATAAACAAGGCAGTTGCTCTTGAGCCGGTTGATAAAGTGCCTTTTATACCCTGCGGTACATCGATTTACGCCAAAATAGAAGGCGTGAAGCTTGGCGATTATATTAAAGACATGGATCTTAATTACAAGGTAAATTTAGGAGCACTTGAAAAAATCGGAGGTGTTGACGGTATTCAGAATATGGTATTTGACCCTAAGCTTCTAGCAACTTCCTGGCTTTCGGAAGTTAAAGTTCCGGGAGTGCACCTGTCTGACAATGAGTTGTGGCAGATTCATGAGCAGGAACTGATCAAACAGGAAGACTATGACGATATCCTGAAAAAGGGATTTTTCAGATGGTACCTTGGTTTTATGCGGAAGAAACTGGATAATCCGATGCAATATGCGCCTCGTTATTTCTGGAAGATACGAAAGGCCAGGAAGCCCTTTATGAAGGCCGGTTATGTTTGTATTGGTGGTCCGGGATTCGGCAGTCCTTTCGAGATGTTTTGTGGCGGACGATCAATGGAATCATTCCTGATTGATGATCTTATGGAGATACCTGACAAGGTGGATGAAGTTTTTAAAAAAGTCCATACGGTAAATAAAACGCTTTATAAGCTGCAATTGAAAATGCTGAAGCCATACGGCGCATGGATTGGAGGCTGGAGGGGCACGCCGGGAATAGTAAATAAAGAGATGTTCGAGCGGTTTTCATGGCAATATATGAAAGACCTCGCATTAATGCTTTTATCCAAAAACGTGGTGCCGATTTTTCATCTCGATTCCGACTGGGAACGTGGCCTTGAATACTTCCGTGAGCTACCGAAAGGGAGATGCATTATGGCTCTTGATGGTAATACAAATATCCATAAAGCCAAGGAGGTTGTCGGGGACATGATGTGTATTATGGGGGATGTCCCCGCCGAAATGCTGGCGTTCGGCACTCCGGACAAGGTCTATGATTATTCCATGAACCTGATCAGGACGATGGGTCCGACGGGATTCATACTTTCATCAGGGTGCGATATCCCATTCAATGCCAAACTCGAAAATGTGCAGATGATGGGGAAAGCCTGTCTTGACGCGGCAAAAAACAAGTAG
- a CDS encoding cobalamin biosynthesis protein P47K produces the protein MNLIVLGGFLGSGKTSLLLSIAEYISGKEGAYATRLAIVENEIGKVGIDDVIIRASGYSVRSLFSGCICCSLSGDLISTLNEISSTINPEWVIVETTGLAYPANICRKIQDYADGIDSILSIVVIDGQRWKIFVKSVPDLVRGQVESADVLLVNKCDLLNNETISMLHDELSLINNKSEMFFVSAKKGIEHSVWTGIMHV, from the coding sequence ATGAATCTGATCGTTCTGGGGGGATTTCTGGGATCGGGTAAAACCAGCCTGCTGCTTTCTATCGCTGAATACATAAGCGGCAAAGAGGGTGCGTATGCAACCAGACTGGCTATTGTTGAAAATGAGATAGGTAAAGTCGGTATTGATGATGTGATTATCCGTGCAAGCGGTTACAGCGTAAGGTCTCTGTTTTCGGGCTGTATTTGCTGCTCGCTTAGCGGAGATCTTATCTCAACACTGAATGAAATATCTTCAACTATTAATCCTGAATGGGTAATAGTTGAAACGACCGGGCTTGCATATCCTGCAAATATTTGCAGAAAGATCCAGGATTATGCAGACGGTATTGATTCAATATTGAGTATTGTAGTTATAGATGGTCAGAGGTGGAAGATATTTGTAAAATCTGTACCGGATTTAGTCAGGGGACAGGTTGAGAGTGCCGACGTGCTTTTGGTGAACAAGTGTGATCTCTTAAACAATGAAACAATATCCATGCTTCATGATGAGCTGAGTTTGATTAATAATAAGTCAGAGATGTTTTTTGTGAGCGCAAAAAAGGGAATCGAACATTCCGTATGGACAGGGATAATGCATGTATAA
- a CDS encoding cobalamin-binding protein, protein MIVQEISEAVGKGKVKLVKELVNQAVVDDIPVQSILNEGLISAMAVVGESFSQHKIFVPEMLVAARAMTAGLAILEPLMSDQGIETIGKVVIGTVRGDLHDIGKNLVAMMLKGAGATVYDLGVDVPDINFIQKAEEVGADIICLSALLTTTMPAIGDVIKEFEKAGVRDKYCIMIGGAPVNQEYADQVKADKYSPDANDASIKAKDYLLSKKK, encoded by the coding sequence ATGATAGTTCAGGAAATTTCAGAGGCAGTGGGAAAAGGAAAGGTAAAACTGGTGAAGGAATTGGTGAACCAGGCGGTCGTGGACGACATTCCGGTGCAAAGTATTCTGAATGAGGGCTTGATCAGCGCCATGGCTGTAGTCGGAGAAAGTTTTTCGCAGCATAAAATTTTTGTTCCGGAAATGCTGGTAGCGGCAAGAGCGATGACTGCCGGGTTGGCCATTTTGGAGCCACTCATGTCAGACCAGGGAATTGAAACTATCGGAAAGGTGGTCATTGGCACTGTTAGAGGAGACCTACACGATATCGGCAAGAATCTTGTTGCAATGATGTTGAAAGGTGCTGGTGCGACGGTTTATGACCTGGGGGTAGATGTACCTGATATCAATTTCATCCAGAAGGCGGAAGAGGTCGGAGCGGACATTATTTGTCTATCTGCATTATTAACGACCACTATGCCTGCTATTGGGGATGTTATTAAAGAATTCGAGAAAGCTGGAGTCCGGGACAAGTACTGTATAATGATCGGTGGAGCGCCTGTCAATCAGGAATATGCTGATCAGGTTAAAGCGGATAAATATTCACCGGATGCAAATGATGCGTCAATAAAAGCCAAGGATTATCTTCTTTCGAAAAAAAAGTAA
- a CDS encoding CoA-binding protein gives MKDLINKFIAPRVIGVVGATESAGKFGCLAYRELKRRGYKLYPVNTSRKTIDGDNCFRSVFDLPPEVKNILIILPPVSTEKLVREITKSAIGMVWMQNGAASEEAVAICMSKGIDVIYGRCILMHARPVRSYHLLHRWWWLATGQDKIDNHIDYRKCAYGKVAK, from the coding sequence ATGAAAGATTTAATAAATAAATTTATCGCGCCGCGAGTCATTGGGGTCGTCGGAGCGACCGAAAGCGCAGGAAAGTTCGGTTGCCTCGCGTATCGGGAATTGAAAAGAAGAGGGTATAAGCTCTATCCCGTAAACACTTCCAGGAAGACCATTGACGGGGACAACTGCTTCCGAAGCGTCTTTGATCTGCCGCCGGAAGTGAAGAATATCCTGATTATTCTCCCCCCGGTTAGTACTGAAAAACTGGTCAGAGAGATTACCAAATCAGCCATCGGCATGGTTTGGATGCAAAACGGTGCTGCATCCGAAGAAGCCGTAGCGATATGCATGTCAAAGGGGATTGATGTTATATATGGACGATGCATTCTGATGCACGCCCGACCTGTTCGTTCATATCACCTGCTGCATCGCTGGTGGTGGCTTGCCACGGGTCAGGATAAAATTGATAATCATATTGATTATCGGAAATGCGCATATGGGAAGGTGGCTAAATGA